A genomic stretch from Helianthus annuus cultivar XRQ/B chromosome 1, HanXRQr2.0-SUNRISE, whole genome shotgun sequence includes:
- the LOC110895697 gene encoding dof zinc finger protein DOF2.4 has translation MVFSSVPTYLDHHNWHLQLQQSNHQQLGLGGGGGENPTLSPPPPPPQPVGGGGGGGGSRGEGSIRPGSMVDQARLAKLPMPEPGLNCPRCDSTNTKFCYFNNYSLTQPRHFCKTCRRYWTRGGALRNVPVGGGCRKNKRNSKSRSSKSPSRTGPKSVSDSPSRCSTETMASTQLPNPPSLQLPFMSSLGHYGGVGSNISSNLGGFQPQNEMGNFQLGSGSSTGNNFNNMLSIGGIENWRLPFLAGFEVPNNTNLFHYQNEGAADQAPSSSIVGGDMRIPNTGIDNTQIDPPVKMEDNRGLSVSRQFLGVSETTNQQPWVGNAWTGISGVSSTSSTTPTTHFL, from the exons ATGGTTTTCTCATCTGTTCCAACCTATCTTGATCACCACAATTGGCATCTCCAG TTGCAACAATCTAACCACCAACAACTAGGgcttggtggtggcggtggcgaaaACCCTACTCTCTCACCACCTCCTCCTCCGCCTCAACCAGTTGGtggcggaggtggaggtggtggttcACGTGGGGAAGGGTCTATCAGACCAGGATCTATGGTAGATCAAGCAAGGTTGGCCAAGCTTCCTATGCCAGAGCCAGGATTAAACTGTCCACGTTGTGATTCAACCAACACTAAGTTTTGCTACTTCAACAACTATAGCCTCACACAACCGCGGCACTTTTGCAAGACGTGTAGGCGCTATTGGACTCGAGGCGGTGCTCTAAGAAATGTCCCGGTTGGGGGAGGTTGTAGGAAAAACAAAAGGAATAGTAAAAGCAGAAGCTCAAAATCTCCTAGCCGAACCGGGCCTAAATCTGTAAGTGATAGTCCATCAAGATGTAGCACCGAAACTATGGCAAGTACTCAACTCCCTAATCCCCCCTCTCTTCAATTACCATTCATGAGCTCTTTGGGTCATTATGGAGGTGTTGGTAGCAATATTAGCTCAAATCTTGGTGGATTTCAGCCTCAAAATGAAATGGGCAATTTTCAATTAGGAAGTGGGAGCTCAACTGGGAATAACTTCAACAACATGTTATCAATTGGAGGGATTGAAAACTGGAGATTGCCTTTCTTAGCTGGATTTGAGGTACCCAATAATACCAATTTATTTCACTATCAAAATGAAGGTGCAGCTGATCAAGCACCATCATCTTCAATAGTAGGAGGAGATATGCGAATTCCAAACACTGGAATTGATAATACCCAAATAGATCCTCCTGTGAAGATGGAGGATAACCGCGGCTTGAGTGTATCAAGACAGTTTCTTGGTGTTTCCGAAACTACTAATCAACAACCATGGGTGGGAAACGCATGGACTGGAATTTCTGGTGTCAGTAGTACTTCTTCTACTACTCCTACTACACATTTCCTATAG